The window CCGGCGCCAAGCCCCTCGTCCTTGCCCTCTCCTCCCCATCCTCCGGCTCCACGGAGGCCGCGGACGCGGCCGCAGTCATCGCCGAGAGGTTCTTGCCGGACCTCGTATACGCGGCGGAGAAGGCGAGGGCGAGGACGGACGATGTGCCCAGGGAAGACGAGGAGGCAAAGCTGAGTCTCATGGCAAGGGTGGGCAAGGTCCTGTTCCAACGGTAAGTCTTCTTCTATGCGTCCCACCATTTCCAGTTCTTGGATCTCTGCTTCGTGTCACAACTCACATCACATTGTGATTAACGCGCGCCACCACCCAGTTTTTGTGTTGATGGATCGCTCGTCTCCCTGGACGCCGTCCGCGACCTCGCAGAGGCAGGGACAGAAGGATCCAAGAGCCCGGTCCGTAAAACGTTCCATACGAATCTGCCCAGTGATTTCTTGGATGACATGGAGCGATTCGCTGTGGAGAGGATGGGGCTGGAGTTCGTTTCAACAAAAGAGCACTACCATGTCAAGGTTTATGCGTCTAACAATTTGAGAATTGTCCCCTGGTTGTTGTTTATACGAGTCACGAGTGTGAATTGACTTTGCGGCCTGTAAATATCTGATAGGTGGTCAACAAGCAGGGAATGGTTTCCAAGATGTCTTGCAAATGCACTATGCAAGAAGATGGGAAGCTTGCAATCGACAAGGTGTGCTTACCATGCTGTCCTTTCCTGTACATTTGGTTTTCGGAACTCAGTGTCACAGTTAACTTTTAGGCTTTTAGCACCACCATGCATTGATTATATGGGTATCCCTGCTAAATAGTACTACTAAACAGTGTGAAATATCGGGATTGAGCATGGTTGTATTCTTTTACGCCTGACAATCGAGAACCCCAAGACTGTAAAGATACTTAATCTATAAGTTAGTATTCATTGAGACCATGTATGATGCTAACTTTTACTcgctccgtcccataatataagagcgtttttgacactggtgtagtgtcaaaaatgctcttatattatgggacggagggagtagctctcaATTATCATGCTTGTCTTAATTCAAAGGAATTTTTGGGCAATTAAGATGAACCCATGTGTAAATATGTATCCAGGTTTTACACACAAAGTCGCCCACTACATGTGTACCACTATATGTAGTCTTCTGATTGCTCTTCAAGTGGCCGGTGCATGGTTCCTTGTTTCTCTAAAGCATCCGTGTCTCTTGTTTGTAGTCTATCACTTGGGCAGTTAGCTCTAAACTCATTATGTTCAACTAAAGAAACTGCAGCAATAAAGCTCAGCCTCATAGCATTGTTATGGAAAAGCAACTATGTTTGCTTGAAATTGTTTTAAAGCGAGATTGTTTCACCGGCTGATGTTTTCTGTAGCTCGATGTGATTAGTATtcattttttccttgtttttttcATTCTACTGCAGATATTGCTGGGCTTAGCATTTTCCTTTGTAAATTTTCGTTTATACCATGTGTGTCAGTTGGTTAGATTCTAATATGTGACTTAAGTACTGTGGCTTGTGCTAAATTTTTCAGATATAGTACTATTCATTATACAAGCCACTACTAGCTAACAATAGTTTTCTTTCTCTTTCGTCTCCATTGTTACTTCTCGTGCAGACTGAATTGAACCAGATACGACCCTTATTGGAAGACGTATCCTGCCTGTCGAAAGATCTTGATTTAAGGCTGATGTTGAATACGAATAGGATCCTAATAGATGTGAGCTCATGTTGGAACTACCTCTGTCCTTTCTGTTACAAGCATATCTTCTGCAGACTCATCTGATAACACTTGCAGCCTGAAGTGGAAAATGCCATCAAGAGCTTAGTGTCTTCAGCTCTTGTTGATCCTAATGCCAGAGGGGGGTTTAGACGGCCACTTGGGAATAAGTTGATAGATGAGAGGTTCAGCATAGCTGGAGTGTGGCGTACAAACTACAAGACTTTTGGGAATAAATCCTTAAAGATGTATCTAAGGCATACTGGCCGATTTGTCCAAGGGAGCTCCACTGGAGAGGTTTCCAATGAAGTTAGCTTCAAATTAGCTGGCATATCCAAGAGACTGCAGGTTAGTACATGATAATCTGTGATGTTCATGAGCCAATTATTTGGTTACATGTGTAACGTACCTGCATTTTATGCTTGCTTTGCTTGACCTGATGACCAAACAACAATTCTCTGCATTGATGCGCACACCTAATATCCTGTTTTAGTACTGACATATGGAAACTCTGAATTGGAATTATCATGTCATCTGCAGACCTAATATTCTGTTTTTCTACCAACATATGGTTACTCGGAATTAGAATTATTGCCGTCGTGTTTTCTAATTGACTGGATTGAACAGCACAATGACTGTCTCCTTAAGCATTTACCAGGACGGCGGCAATCAAGAGGTGGACACTCTAAAAGGGATGCTGGAGTCTGCGGTGCGGATGATCTGGGACTATGCTTTGAGTTATCATAAATCTTAGCACGCTATATAACCAAGGGCAAGTACAATAGGTTGTCTCTAGACAGCATGTACAAACCTCCTGTAATGGGTTGCCTCTAGACTCTAGAGTAAGTCTAGGAGCTTCATGGCCCATGACGTGGGTGAACCCGATGAAATAGCGACGAACTATCGAACTATCCACAACGGGTGTCTATAAGCAGTGATTTAAGTGGGAACTTCATCCTCCCTTCTCTCTTCGACGTCGTTAAAAATCCTACATGCATGTACTATTTTATTGGGCCGGATTAGATGTCTTCTACTTGCGGCGTGGCTGCTTTGTTCTTTATTCTTTTTTCTGTTCTTTGGGCTTTGTTGAGCTGTGCCCTCAGCAAAACCCCGTACTTTTTGTTGTGCTGGTACTatttgtgtgcgtgtgtgtgtgaacTTGCTGTATTTGTTGGCTGAGGTggtttgctttatttataaagcggagCGAAAACCTTTTTCGATAATACAATTTCATGTCATTGTTGACAGACCCTGGAATATGACACTCTAAATTAGATGGTAGTGAATGTTTGCAAGGGAGTGACCGAGTGAGCGTATGGCGCTACTATTTGCAGAGCATTGTACAGAATCCAAGTCAGTGCACATAAAAATTTgctgaagatggtgatattaccAAAGACCTGATTGAAATGGGCTGGTTGTTTTATCGTTGAATTTCTCGCTGGTGCATATGCGGCATACATGTTGAAATTTTGGGACTGGTTGGAACTTGGAAGAAGCTGTGATGTTGATGGGGATGTCTTGCTGTTTCCCTTTTGATTAAATGTGATATTTCAAGCATAGAACAAAcataaaaagaaaagagaaaagagtCAGCACGGCAAAGTGCGCCGTTGCTTCTAGTACAATTCCAGTCCACAAGCACGGAATTGCCTTATAAAATCAGGGAGGCTCATCCTGGTTGCACTGCAAGAAAGAAACCAAATACATAGGCCATGTCCAACGTGGGGCGCTTGGGAAGGCGTCAGGATTTTCTTCCCCGTGTGTGTCGCATTATATGCAGTTTAGTTACCATTAGCGTCTGGCGTTGGAAAGGTACAGCTCTTAGATATTTTCTAATTTAATAATATTAATTTTATTTTTCCTCATTAAGAGCTAAGTCAGGCACCCGGCGTTGTAGATGGCCTTACAAATCCTCATAAACCAAAAATCCATCTCCTTCGCGACCCCCGCTAGGGttccctcccccctctcccctcccctcccctcctccctcctccgcgACCCCCGCTAGGGTTCCCTCCCCGGCCCGCCCCGCTCCCCTCCCCCCTCTGCTCCCCTCCGCTCCCGCGGCACGCCCGCGCGCGCCCGGGGGGATCTCCAGCCATCGCGTCCCTCGCCCCGCTTCCCTCCCctacccccgccgccgccggcgagctccgtcgGGCAAAGCTCCGTCGTGGCGACTTCACAGTTGCTCGACAGATCTGTCTGCGGCCGCGGCTGGCTTCTCCGGCGTCGGCCCGTCTGCGGTCGGGCCGTCTTGACTTTCACCCCATCTCCTCGTGGGCCGGGCGCTACTCCCATCAATGGGCTGGTCCTCTCCTAGCTGCGATCCACCGCTCGTCTCGCGCCGTGGTGctgcaggaccgagctcgtccCGCGCCCAATGaagcaggaccgagctcgtctcgcgcacggTGCAACAGGACTGACCTTGTCCCCCTCTCGATGCTacaggaccgagctcgtctcacGCTCGGGGCAGCAAGACGGGTCAATGGATGCCAGTTTTGGCCGACCTATTGGGTCTCGACGCTGGGGGTCGCCCAGGGGTGCGAAAGGTGGGACCTTTCCGATCGTCTCCTTCGTTGGGGTGCGACGGGTCTTAGGTGAGGTGGTGTCGAGGTCTTGGATGCTGGGGCGACGGCCCTGGTGGTGGTAGCATGGTGCTCGTGGGCAGAGCCCGTGCCTTGGTGCTGCCCGGTCACCATGGCCGTGTGGGCGGCGTGGTTGCTGGGGTGTGGCGTTCGATGGCGGTGAGTGTTGGCCGAGGTGAAAACCTGTTCTATCTTCGGAcggaccggcggcggcgaagatcgttctcttcttgaaggcgtcgtcgcggCTTTCATTGCCCGTCATGCGGCTCCGGAGGAAACTCTGATCCTTGaatcgggcggtggcggcgcgccGGTGTTGTTCCTTTCCTGAAGGAGCCGCCTTGAAGCGCATGATTCGTCATATGTAGCTTCATCTCTACGTGTGGTAGTGCTAGGGGTGGTGTTGCTGCGCTCAGTGTCTATATATCCTGCTttgggtgtgtgcgtgtgttgcGGTGACGTGGCGTGTGTTTGTAATGGGTGCTTGTTGATTgatgctttatatataaagcggggcgaaagcttTTTTCGGTAAGAAATCAGTTCGTATCTATGCGCTTGAGGACTGCTGCATGATCTGCACCGTCCTGATCAATTGGATTCTTCTGACCTTGTTATAAACAACTAGCTGGCATCACAATATAAGACATAAAAGCTGGACTGTGGCGTCATGATTCATGCGATACACCGAAGTTCCATTAGtctgcgctgctgctgctgctgttgcctCCTAATTGTGATCCATAAGCATCGTTGACTAACCCAAGTACTTATGATTCATGTACCACAGCAAATATATTCTGCACCATAGCATTTATGACTTCCCAGGGGGGCTACCACTTCCCAACACGTTGAATCAAATATTATCTACTCACAATATGTTTCTGCATTTTCATTTTTGAAACATTGTTGTTAACCCAAGTCAAATCCATGTAATGTCAATAACAAAGACTTTCTGCTCCTCAGGGTATATATAAACGCACTGCTAGGTATGCTCAGTACTGACCAAAGGATTCCTCAGAGCCATACCACACCAGTTAATTCAGAGATCAGAAAAAATGGAGGCGGCAGAATGTTCATCAATTTGGGGTTCTCTCGAAGCAATCTGTGAGGAGTCGGAGATGATTGCGCATTTGCAGTCAGTGCTCTGGTGCGGCAGTGATTCTGATGCAAACCTCTGCTCCTCCGAAAATGATAGCACAAAAGCTTCTTTTGATCTCCTAGTGGATGACCTCGGTTCAGCGAATGAGAGGAACACTGGTATCAAGAGAAAGATGCATGTGGATGAACAGAGCGACCATCACAATGAAGTCCGGGTGGCTCTCTCGGTAAGTGAAGTCCTGCATTTCGTCCATTTTGACATTATAattcttcttcttatttatttttATCGCAATCGATTCTATAGACCGCAAGGAAGAGTGGTAACAAGTCAAGAGCTGGATTGGACTCACAAAGCAACTATGCAAAGGTTTGATAGTTACTTACATATTATTAGCTCAGTTTCCCTTTAGGGAAATCTCTTATTAAACATTTTATCACAATGTTCAATTTTGGAAACAGAGAAGAAGGCATAAGATCAATGAGAGACTGAGAGTACTGCAGCACCTGATTCCCAACGGCACAAAGGTGAGTTCTTACTATTTGCCATTCATTGTTCATTTGCACCTGCCAATGCCATTTGTGTTGATCGTTTGCTTTTTCAGGTTGACATAAGCACAATGTTGGAGGAAGCAGTCCACTATGTCAAGTTTCTGCATCTGCAAATCAAGGTATGTATTCACTTATGAAGCAATAGCCAACAGATGAACAAATGTTTCAGTTGTCAGCGTGCAAGTGCGCGCCACTTAATTCTTCCCATCTTTTTCATGCGCAGCTCTTGAGCTCCGATGAAATGTGGATGTACGCTCCCCTCGCCTACGATAGCATCAATGTCAGGCTCCCCCATCTGGATTCTCTAGCTCATGAATGACTACCCCAAACAAACTGGCTCAGCGGATGGTACATAATTTGTTGGAAGGACCCGTGGCTCAACTTTTCTGAATCATCTGTCGTATTATTGTCATCTGTCTCGTGGACTTTAACCTCAATTTCCATTTTATTCAGTATTGTAGCTCCTTGTTCAGGATTATATTTTTTCTATTCTTGATTGCTTGAGCAGTGTCGATAATAAGTTCTATTTTAAACCAGGTTTGTTGTACATTGATTTTAATTTTGAATTGACTTCTTACTTTGTACTTATACAAAGGAACAGAATCAAGAGTGGCAATTTATATAACTTATTCTTTAGAAAAAAAAGTAGTTTTACCCTTTACTACTACCACACAATCGGCCAACTAACGAGCATCCGCCCAAATGATAAAACAAGAAATTTAAATACTATGGAATAGGAGTATCTTCTACGTACTATGTTGTAGTGATGACCGCAAGCacatgaataatcgtattgcctTTCACAGATGTATTAACCAAGTATTTGTCGAACTTGAGGAGTTAAGAAGAGTCGTCTCCCCCTTACCACAATTAGAGTTGTCACGGCATCTAGTCGCGTTCGCATGCAAACTAGAGCTTGGAATTAGTAGTCTACTCATGCTATATTCAATCGAGGCACAGAACTGTACAGTAAACTAAACTAAGAACAAGTAAACTGAAAGCAAGAAGTAAAAGGCTAACTAAACTAAAGTAAACTAACAAGATCTAGTAAATATTAGTTTGTAGGCACAATGGTTAACTAGTGAGATAGATAAGAGGGCCAAGCCAATGCTAGGCAAGCCACGTTGCCGCGTGCACATACCCCTCACACAACTACAAACCCACCTAACATTCCGTCGGTCTACGGTGGTCACTAAGGGCTTCCTCGTGGTGCAACAAAGAGCGGATGGGTCTTCGTTACTCCCCGGTTGATGATCTAGGACAAAGGGTTAGCTTTAAGTCACCACAGTAACCCGAATCCCCACCACATCTACTCACTTTAAATCCTATATGTTCTACCTGATAGACGTCTTGAGCCACTACCAACGCCAATAATCATTATGCATAAACATCATACAAGATAACCGGAAGAAAACTAATCACCACTGACCAACAAAGGACTTAATTACTCAAATATAATGTTAAATGTTGCAGAGGTTAGGAGGTCATTATCACACAACATGGTGAACAAGTTGGGTAAGAAGGAGGCCACAGTGGTGGTGAACTGGTgattgatgatttttttggaaaaggaggttaaacccccggcctctgcataaatCGATGCATACATCCATCTTTATTAATTATTTCACAAAGGTCTGACAAAAAAATACATCAAGCCACCCGAAGCCATCACTCACATCTACAAACTTGATAATGTGAAGTGCTCTCACCCCCCACATCTAAAACCGGTGTCGTCGCCGATCCATCCATATAACGTATCGGGACCAACAGCCGGTGCAGCAGACCTAAAGCGCGCAACACATGCACATGTTTTAGAAATTAGAAGCTGCAATCATCCTCGGACCGCTGACCAATCTTCAGGATAGAGATCCGCATCATCCTTGACATTCGAGAcatccgtcgacgccaccacggcgcccagCGGGGCCACCGCCCTACGCGCATTCATCCAGACGAGAAGACTCTAgaagatctgtcgtgcgtagcacctgccgaccagaCTTGACAcagcgtagcacctgtcggtcaggcatgacttgatatctccaccgaagctccgtgcaagacatagccgctccacctcctgcctctgccCTCCAGCGCTGCTGCACAAATGATGCTCCCAAGAGAGTAACGATACCGCAGTACCGCCATCGTCTGATCTGGATGACCAGATCTTAGGGTTTCCACCGAagcagcacgagtgggtcgaAAAAAGTTACACGACAATGCATTCATCAAGGTAATGACGCAAAACGCCGCCatcggctcggttttcaccggcaactcTGTCTCCCCAACTCGCAGCCGAGACTGACCACCCAGCCTCAGGTCGACCATCTCCGGCAGAGGAGGTGGCCACCACCGCCACGCCCAGGGCCGCAGCCCCCGACGTCCTTGAGTTGCTGGTCGATCCCAGGGACAGCAAGCCATTGACGGAACGGTACACGAGGTTACGGCCGCTGAAGCCCATCTAGGCCCTGATCGAGCGTCGCTGCTGGACCAGCCGCCGTACGCCACCGCCTGcctgtccgccgccgccccgcacacCATGCCGTAGATCCGGCTATCACGGGCCGCCGTCGTTCTGACTGAAGCACGGGCTGAGGAGaaacaccgccgccgccgctgcggcacATAGGCTTTGCCTGCGACGCCCCCGgaggcggggggaggaggcgctggagtgaacgggaggaggcggccggcgggGGCGCTCCGGTGCGGCGCGGCAGCGCCGCACGGGAGCGGGATAGGGTTGGGTGCGGGAGCGGGATCCCACTTCTCCCTTCTCTTCTCTTCGTCGGAATTGACGTTGGCGGTCTCGTGGCGTTCTTGATGGAGTATGTAGGGTAACTAGGGTGAAATTCCCTCTACCACTTTCTAGGGCCGGGTAGCACATGGATGAAGACTTTATATCACAAGACTACTCTCTCAACAGTTGATCTCCATCCACTCCTTTGATCCAACGATGCCAAGGTGAGTCAAACCTCTCCTAATACATTCTTTATCTTCTAAGGAATCCAAGGAAACAAACTGGGTTGAGAAACGCTAAAGTCATAGTGGCTAGGACGCGCTTCTTGGTACCTCTCGCCGGCTTTCCCCGCAGCCGGGCTCTTGAGTCTGCAGCCACTTGGTGCCttttttcttatttcttttctgcTTTTTTTGGCATGATTGTGTTGTTGTTCCAGCTGTCTATGTTGCTTGGGTGCACTTGAACTTGTTGTATGAATGTTGGCTTTGTTTATAAAGTGGGTCGAAAACCTATTTCAAGGCAATTGTGACTCAGATTCGCTGGTACGGACACTGGCACAACCGCGTGCGCTTGTACTGCAGCTCAACTCGAGTGTTGCAGAGTGTTCCGTATTTTGGCTGTCATTTCTTCATCCGAATTGCGTTTGAGGTGACCTTAGGTTCGTCGAATTGGTATGGACGAGGCATACAGTCACCATGTGTTCAATCTTCCTTTTAAGCAAGTTCTGGTGACCGGTGAGCATCTCTAATAGTTCTCGTATTCGTAAAAAAAGTCTGGTTTACGGGAAGCTGGTCTGTAAAAAGTGCTCTATAAGTTCTCATAAACGTGATTATTTTATGGGATCTCATATAATTTGGCTAACTTCCCCTCCATTTACAAGACCTTCCCGTAAAAGTGTCACATTGGCACGCTATGATTGGACGCACTATTTCGCTGCCCACCGGCACCCACCCTCCACTACCTACAACCACCGTCTGTTGTCCGCCGCAGCCGCGCCACCATAAAAAAACTTTTAGGGGAAGTTTTCACGGGGATTGAGAAAACATCTCCCATGTGATTTCTCTCTAAATTATACAAACAACCAGTAAAACCATTTTTACAGGGAGGCTTCTACAGGAATTGGTCTAGATGCTCTAAATACCAAATTTTTCAACGGCCTTGTATCTAATGCTCATAACATCCCGTGAAATGTCCGCAATTTTGCTGCATTCTTAGTGAAAAGTCCATTGTAGTAAGGGCAACTCCAACTCACTGACCCAAACGGACACAGATTTTGACAGtcttttgtccgtttgggtcaaCCAGGAGGACATCAATGTCAGGTTTTGTCCGTCAGCCCATAGGTGCGTCCAACGCAAGCGGACACATTTCACATTTTATGCCGGCTTTTGGAATTAAAAAACAGCGAGAAGTCTAGTCTTAAAATAAACAGCCAGCCAGTAGCGGTAGATCTAGGCATCGTCGTGGTCCTCCTCTGGTCGATGAAGACCGGCGTCAAACTCCACAGGAATCCCTGCTGGAAGGTTGCCAACGCTGCTGCGCCGGCTGCTGTTGTTGTTGAATCTCCTGCACTGCTGCATCCTGCTGCGTCTCAGCCTCCAATGTATGCCACTCGGCCTCCTTGTCGATTGCACCCAGCCACATGTGCGTGCACGACATGTACCCCAGCACTGTGCACGACACGGTCTGTCTATGAGCAGAACAGATTAACTGTATTCTGACAGACGGACTCATCCTCTTCCTCCCTTAGCTCTCTATTGCACATCGTTCAAAATCAAGAGAAACCCATATTACAACCCTGAACTCTCTTCATCATTGTGTAGTGTGGATGCTCTCGTTTGCCAACATATATCAATGATATACTTCTTCCTCCTTTTCTAGAGGAAAATAAGAATAGAAAGTGTATGTGTTTTTTTACAGCATAGAAGTGTGTATGTTTATGATGCTGGAGCATGCATCgtgtgtactccctctgtaaaggaACATAAGATCTTTTAGATCACAATTTACAAGCACAGAATTGTCTTAAAAATATCTGTGAGACTTTCCCGATTGCACTGCAAGAAAGGAACCAAATGCAGCGTTAATTCTCAAGTCTTGGAAAGCCAAGCAGAAACCAAATTCATGGCCTACCCGAGCTAAGAGGGCAGTTTGTATCTATGTGCTGGGGCTGCTGCATGATCTGCACCGTCCTAATCAATTGGATTCTGACCTTGTTATAAACAACTGGCTGGCATCGCTACCACATAATACTCCCCCGGTAAATTGGACGCcgataagtgccacacgtgtggccgTTAGGGAGTCTGCCCACACATTTTGTGTGGTGTATAAGAGGAATAGCCCACACACCTACGTATGGGCAAAACAAGTAATGCCCACACATCTCTTTTTTCCCCTCCCGATCCCTCTCACACGTGTGCGTGTGGGCGAAATAGATAACACCCACACGCCCCgtacgtcaggcctcgtacctcgtggtcccgcacgccccgcGTGACAGTCACCGCGTGTCCCGCAATTGCCATGGTCCAGACCATCGTCCATGTTCGTTTAACTGtagttgccatgtcgctgaacttcggttgccatgtcggacaactacagttgccatggttgctcaactgcagttgccatgtatggtctggtctactgcagttgccatgatttcaaaattttaggagttgccacctactaacactaggcaattccatgtagcactacaaaaaggcatggcaaaaaaacatgttcgggtaaaagagagagttgtcatgtgctcacaagcacgctaggcagttgccatgtaaaGAGAAAGAGTGGCCATCTGCTTACgtgcacgctagggcagttgccatgtaacatgcaaaaacacatggcaactcgggtgaaagagagttgccatctgcttacaagcaaagCTAGGGCAGTTTCCATATACCCTTcagaaacacatggcaactgccagctttgggtgtgggcgaggagacgggcgtgtgggcgaaGTGATAAACGTCAACACATCAGCCCCCTCTGCGTGCGTGAAAACTGGTGTGTGGGCGAAttgctaaacgcccacacaccagcccctcGTGTGGTGAAAAAGGACGTGTGGGCGACCGgatgaatgcccacacaccagcttagtcctacgtggcacacaaaaACTGCTAGAACGCGTCAAGATTCGTGCAGAATTGGTTGGACGAGGATGCATGCGTGTGGGCGAGTTATCAGaagcccacacgtgtgggcgttagtgttttcgtataaattttgtctgaagtcaaataTACCAATCTTACAGAAAAATGTATCAAAATTCACAATGCCAAATTAATAATTTTAGATTCATTATGAAATTTAGTTTTATAGAATATATATTTGATATGGTAGACgttgatattttttaatataaatttgacaaaatttgcaaagtttgacttgaCTCAAATCTAATACGCGGAGTAAAAATGTCCGGAGGGAGTAAGACAAAAAATCTGGACTGTGGGGTCATGATTCATGCGTTACACCAACCAAAGTTCATTAGTCTGCGATGCTGCCTTATTGTCATACATAAGCATCGTTGACTAATCCAACAATTATGATTCATGCACCACACCAAACACAGTATTCTACACCATAGCATTTATGACTTCCCAGGGGCTACCACTTCCCAACACGTTGAATCAAATATTATCTATCCTCTTCATCTTTCTCTTCTGCATTCTTTTTCTTAAAATATTGTTGTTAATCTAAGTCAAAATCATGTAATGTCAATAACAAAGACTTTCTGCTCCTCAAGGTATATATAAACACGCTCATGCTCAGTACTAACCAAAGGATTTCTCATAACCATACCGCACCAGAGATTTCAGAGATCAGAAGAAATGGAGGCGGCAGAATGTTCATCAATTTGGGGTTCTCTCGATGCAATCTGTGAGGAGTCGGAGATGATTGCGCATCTGCAGTCAGTGCTCTGGTGCAGTAGCGATTCTGATGCAAACCTCTGCTCCTCCGAAACTGATAGCACAAATGCATCTTTTGATCTCCAAGTCAATGACTTCGGTTCGGCAAATGAGAGGAACATTAGTATCAAGAGAAAGATGCAAGACCATCACAATGAAGTCCCTGTGGCTCTCTCGGTAAGTGAAATCCTGCATTTCGTCCAGTTTGATATTGTAATTCTACTTTTTATATATTTTGATTGCAATCGATTCTATAGGCCGCAAGGAAGAGTGGTTACAAGTCAAGAGCTGCAATGGACTCACAAAGCAACTATGCAAAGGTTTGATAGTTACCTACATGTTATTAGCTTCGTTTCCCTTTAGGGGAATCTCTTATCAAACATTTTATCACAATGTGGAATTTTGGAACAGAGAAGAAGGCATAAGATCAATGAGAGACTGAGAGTTCTGCAACATCTCATTCCTAATGGCACAAAGGTGAGTCTTACTATTTGCCATTCATTGTTCAGTTGCAGCTGCCAATGCTAATTGTGTTGATCGTTTGC is drawn from Aegilops tauschii subsp. strangulata cultivar AL8/78 chromosome 1, Aet v6.0, whole genome shotgun sequence and contains these coding sequences:
- the LOC109749329 gene encoding uncharacterized protein, translating into MTDVVMQLQECIELEKAHGGGDIASHRFYSGSSSENPNLRYDAYTTNKSTNVIQNNTTFEMEHNLKRVPTMATGLLKSNAMRCKLSKMSFSPPPADSRGIRHGLPPSHKRHSSTSEPTPTPFPLSSSLHPLSISPPRGRHHVTPSNKIIHAADCVSRWFPLPPFSDDAEFVCLEPFPCYTVERMTGAKPLVLALSSPSSGSTEAADAAAVIAERFLPDLVYAAEKARARTDDVPREDEEAKLSLMARVGKVLFQPPPSFCVDGSLVSLDAVRDLAEAGTEGSKSPVRKTFHTNLPSDFLDDMERFAVERMGLEFVSTKEHYHVKVVNKQGMVSKMSCKCTMQEDGKLAIDKTELNQIRPLLEDVSCLSKDLDLRLMLNTNRILIDPEVENAIKSLVSSALVDPNARGGFRRPLGNKLIDERFSIAGVWRTNYKTFGNKSLKMYLRHTGRFVQGSSTGEVSNEVSFKLAGISKRLQDGGNQEVDTLKGMLESAVRMIWDYALSYHKS
- the LOC109749330 gene encoding transcription factor BHLH133-like, producing the protein MEAAECSSIWGSLEAICEESEMIAHLQSVLWCGSDSDANLCSSENDSTKASFDLLVDDLGSANERNTGIKRKMHVDEQSDHHNEVRVALSTARKSGNKSRAGLDSQSNYAKRRRHKINERLRVLQHLIPNGTKVDISTMLEEAVHYVKFLHLQIKLLSSDEMWMYAPLAYDSINVRLPHLDSLAHE
- the LOC109749331 gene encoding transcription factor BHLH133-like yields the protein MEAAECSSIWGSLDAICEESEMIAHLQSVLWCSSDSDANLCSSETDSTNASFDLQVNDFGSANERNISIKRKMQDHHNEVPVALSAARKSGYKSRAAMDSQSNYAKRRRHKINERLRVLQHLIPNGTKVDISTMLEEAVQYVKFLHLQIKLLSSDEMWMYTPLAYDGVNISLPHLDSLAHE